One window of the Chitinophaga niabensis genome contains the following:
- a CDS encoding RecB family exonuclease, translated as MKHTFPEDEPILVFTGLTIHTVHSFCERVMREHPALFDTKGLITPLEKIRLIKSIIDGFSKDNPLKRYRGDVYAALHPLTHLFSRIKSGQEETATPEFHTYQQMLLAAGKYDMDDIISLLEQTPELLLKYKEQLQYATGTTNRLTELLGARMEPPKQEDTPGSRHTLNILRYIAAEQEIPGSGEDLLFEIMHDANFQIPPVEAAKICRQAADQRTTIRAYLQQPRIPSLFSTGPHENALQLSNLLEKWMKLPLPELLQALPQSGVLKEEVRRNPDLTLSALMESVDLAEKLPITNQRIAPEIEKMDPLFIDPLLKDFTMSATILNNYLRCPLAFFYQQLIKAPMGRQENLAFGSAAHHALEKLFQKMQITDVFPSLEVFLQDFDTYMLDNRAAFTSEAFERRMEYGHRILSSYYTRYIHEWNPIVSVERTFRNISVNGVPVKGKIDKLEFDGKRVNIVDYKTGDYERTKFDWKKFAPPEEKLPRGGDYWRQGVFYKILLDNYKQKDWLVVSTEFDFIEPGRNGEYFKEKINITPADITTVTQQITESWERIQQRDFYTGCGKPYCEWCNFVKNNHLQVALHTLAAPEEEE; from the coding sequence ATGAAGCATACCTTCCCTGAAGATGAACCCATCCTGGTATTTACAGGTTTAACTATACATACCGTCCATTCTTTTTGTGAGAGAGTGATGCGGGAGCATCCTGCACTTTTTGACACAAAAGGGCTAATTACCCCTCTGGAAAAGATCCGTTTGATCAAAAGCATCATAGACGGCTTTTCAAAAGACAATCCGCTCAAAAGGTACCGCGGCGATGTGTACGCGGCCTTACATCCACTCACACATCTTTTTTCACGGATAAAAAGCGGGCAGGAAGAAACAGCCACTCCGGAATTTCACACCTATCAGCAAATGCTGCTGGCTGCCGGAAAATACGATATGGATGACATCATCTCCCTGTTGGAGCAAACCCCTGAACTCCTTTTAAAATATAAGGAACAGCTGCAATACGCCACAGGCACAACAAACAGGCTCACGGAATTATTGGGGGCCAGGATGGAACCTCCTAAACAGGAAGATACTCCAGGCTCCAGGCATACACTCAACATCCTGCGATACATTGCTGCCGAACAGGAAATTCCGGGCAGCGGAGAAGATCTTCTTTTTGAGATCATGCATGATGCCAATTTCCAGATCCCTCCTGTTGAAGCAGCAAAGATCTGCCGGCAGGCAGCAGATCAAAGAACGACCATACGGGCATACCTACAGCAACCCCGCATTCCTTCTCTGTTCTCAACAGGGCCGCATGAAAATGCCCTGCAGCTGAGTAACCTGCTGGAAAAGTGGATGAAACTCCCCCTGCCTGAATTATTACAGGCGCTCCCACAAAGCGGGGTCTTAAAGGAAGAAGTACGCCGTAACCCGGATCTCACTTTATCTGCTTTAATGGAAAGTGTAGATCTGGCAGAAAAACTACCCATAACCAACCAAAGGATAGCCCCGGAAATTGAAAAGATGGACCCGCTCTTCATTGATCCTTTACTAAAGGACTTTACAATGAGCGCCACCATCCTGAATAATTATCTCCGCTGCCCGCTGGCCTTCTTTTATCAGCAGCTTATAAAAGCCCCCATGGGCAGGCAGGAAAACCTGGCCTTTGGCTCTGCCGCTCACCACGCGCTGGAAAAGCTTTTCCAGAAGATGCAGATAACGGATGTTTTTCCTTCTTTAGAAGTATTCCTCCAGGATTTTGATACTTATATGCTGGATAACCGGGCTGCCTTTACCTCGGAAGCTTTTGAAAGAAGAATGGAATATGGTCACCGGATCCTGAGCAGTTATTATACCCGTTATATTCATGAATGGAACCCTATTGTAAGCGTAGAGCGTACTTTCCGTAACATTTCAGTGAATGGCGTGCCGGTGAAAGGGAAAATAGACAAATTGGAATTTGATGGCAAACGGGTGAATATCGTGGATTATAAAACGGGAGATTATGAAAGAACGAAGTTCGACTGGAAGAAGTTTGCCCCACCGGAAGAAAAATTACCCAGGGGAGGAGACTATTGGCGGCAGGGGGTATTTTATAAAATTTTGTTAGATAATTATAAACAGAAGGATTGGCTGGTAGTTAGCACAGAATTTGATTTCATAGAGCCCGGCCGGAACGGGGAATATTTTAAGGAAAAGATCAACATCACGCCGGCGGATATTACAACCGTTACTCAGCAGATCACGGAAAGCTGGGAGCGCATACAACAAAGGGATTTCTACACCGGATGCGGGAAGCCGTATTGCGAATGGTGCAATTTTGTAAAGAACAATCACCTCCAGGTGGCCTTACATACTTTGGCTGCCCCGGAAGAAGAAGAATAA
- a CDS encoding DUF3298 and DUF4163 domain-containing protein, whose translation MIKYLWLLVSVVLLGACQQPEKKPAAQKDSTAAVTPTATATNFYKQLKGSLAGQPVTMHLIRTGELAYQGWYVYDKIGDPIQLLNEPDSASKITLLEYSSQDEANTFYGQLSPDGHFTGTWKSAKGEYNFDLKEDYTQAVQFNIFTFSDTVTLFYNNPKSPMGIASASIVWPVSGADEATLNVIKQVIAASSNNLNNPEMLVKAPVDTFLQFYKNSRDDADTNALGASWDWSTQTDTRVVWNQYPLLVLENAEYAYTGGAHGNWGSGFHVIDLSKKKELKVTDVFKPGYKTQLSNALAKAFRKKYNLPANEPLDKRFLFSKTIAPNDNFFLTSKGVVFNYTPYEIAAYAVGQITLFIPFEDVKTIVNEAYLP comes from the coding sequence ATGATTAAATACCTTTGGTTACTGGTCTCCGTAGTACTATTGGGAGCCTGCCAGCAACCTGAAAAGAAACCCGCCGCGCAAAAAGACAGTACTGCTGCCGTAACACCAACAGCCACAGCCACCAATTTCTATAAACAACTCAAAGGCTCGCTGGCAGGGCAGCCTGTAACCATGCATTTGATCCGTACCGGAGAACTGGCATACCAGGGATGGTATGTGTATGATAAAATAGGCGATCCCATTCAGCTCCTCAACGAACCGGATTCCGCCAGTAAGATCACGCTCCTGGAATATTCCAGCCAGGACGAAGCCAACACTTTTTACGGACAACTTTCCCCGGACGGCCATTTTACCGGTACCTGGAAAAGTGCAAAGGGTGAATACAATTTCGACCTGAAAGAAGATTATACACAAGCTGTTCAATTCAACATTTTCACTTTCTCAGATACCGTCACGCTTTTTTATAATAATCCAAAATCCCCCATGGGTATAGCTTCCGCCAGTATTGTATGGCCGGTGAGTGGTGCGGATGAAGCTACGCTGAACGTCATAAAACAAGTGATTGCAGCCTCTTCCAACAACCTGAACAATCCTGAAATGCTGGTAAAAGCACCCGTCGATACTTTCCTTCAGTTCTATAAAAACAGTCGTGATGATGCAGATACAAATGCTTTAGGCGCCTCCTGGGACTGGAGTACGCAAACGGATACACGTGTTGTATGGAACCAATATCCTTTACTGGTCCTTGAAAATGCAGAATATGCATATACCGGTGGCGCACATGGTAACTGGGGCAGCGGATTTCATGTAATAGACCTTTCTAAAAAGAAGGAACTGAAGGTAACGGATGTATTCAAGCCCGGTTACAAAACCCAACTGAGCAATGCGCTGGCAAAGGCCTTCCGCAAAAAGTACAACCTCCCGGCCAATGAGCCGCTGGATAAAAGGTTCCTTTTTTCCAAAACCATCGCTCCGAACGACAACTTTTTCCTGACCAGCAAAGGGGTAGTATTCAATTATACTCCTTATGAAATTGCAGCGTATGCAGTAGGGCAGATCACTTTATTCATCCCTTTTGAGGATGTGAAAACAATCGTTAATGAAGCATACCTTCCCTGA
- the pdxH gene encoding pyridoxamine 5'-phosphate oxidase, producing the protein MINQKIADLRLDYKLATLNEQDMAAGPVQQFERWWLEVMQSELEEPNAMTLATSTPDGKPSARIVLLKSFDEEGFLFFTNYDSRKGQELAANPQVTLLFFWKELQRQVRIEGTVSQAAVTISDEYFSSRPVGSQIGAIVSPQSQEIPGRSFLEERVKALEGKTLKRPEHWGGYLVKPLQVEFWQGRSSRLHDRILYTQGANGSWKISRLAP; encoded by the coding sequence ATGATCAATCAAAAGATAGCAGATCTGCGGCTGGATTATAAACTGGCCACACTTAATGAGCAGGATATGGCGGCAGGGCCCGTGCAGCAGTTTGAACGCTGGTGGCTGGAAGTGATGCAGAGTGAGCTGGAAGAGCCTAATGCCATGACCCTGGCCACCAGTACGCCGGACGGTAAACCATCTGCCCGGATAGTGTTATTGAAGAGTTTTGACGAAGAAGGCTTTCTGTTCTTTACAAATTATGATAGCCGTAAGGGGCAGGAGCTGGCGGCAAATCCGCAGGTGACCTTATTATTCTTCTGGAAAGAGTTACAGCGGCAGGTTCGTATAGAAGGTACCGTTAGCCAGGCGGCGGTAACCATCAGTGATGAGTATTTCAGCTCCAGGCCTGTTGGCAGCCAGATCGGGGCGATTGTTTCTCCACAGAGCCAGGAGATCCCGGGGAGGTCATTTCTGGAAGAGAGGGTGAAAGCGCTGGAAGGGAAAACGTTAAAACGACCGGAACATTGGGGCGGATATCTTGTAAAACCTTTGCAGGTAGAGTTCTGGCAGGGGAGGAGCAGCCGGTTACATGACCGTATATTATATACACAGGGGGCAAATGGCAGCTGGAAAATAAGCCGGCTGGCCCCTTAA
- a CDS encoding 30S ribosomal protein THX, which yields MGRGDIKTKKGKISNGSFGKVRPARTKKNAAPKAEKKA from the coding sequence ATGGGTAGAGGAGATATCAAAACCAAGAAGGGTAAGATTTCCAACGGTTCATTCGGTAAAGTTCGTCCTGCAAGGACCAAGAAGAACGCTGCTCCAAAAGCAGAAAAGAAAGCTTAA
- a CDS encoding HU family DNA-binding protein, translating to MNKAELIDKLAKDAGVTKTQANDALDSFTKAVADTLKKGGKVTLVGFGTFSVSKRAARNGRNPQTGQIIKIKAKKVAKFKAGKALSDKL from the coding sequence ATGAACAAAGCCGAATTGATCGACAAACTCGCCAAAGATGCTGGCGTTACTAAAACTCAAGCTAACGATGCTTTGGATTCTTTCACTAAAGCTGTTGCTGACACACTGAAAAAAGGTGGTAAAGTAACTTTAGTTGGTTTCGGTACTTTCTCTGTTTCCAAACGTGCTGCACGTAACGGTAGAAACCCCCAAACCGGCCAGATCATCAAGATCAAAGCAAAAAAAGTTGCTAAATTCAAAGCTGGTAAAGCGTTGTCTGACAAACTCTAA
- a CDS encoding DUF4286 family protein: protein MIIHNVTTKVSPLIKDRWLEWMKQEHIPEIMASGLFHDYRMARLLEQDDSDGPTYTVQYFTDTLENYYTYLQEYAPALRQKAFNAFGDQFVGFGTVMQVV from the coding sequence ATGATCATACATAATGTAACCACTAAGGTTTCTCCTCTTATTAAGGACAGGTGGCTGGAATGGATGAAACAGGAACATATCCCTGAGATCATGGCCAGCGGCCTTTTTCACGATTACCGTATGGCCCGTTTGCTGGAACAGGATGATTCCGATGGACCTACTTATACTGTTCAGTACTTCACAGATACCCTGGAAAACTATTATACCTACCTCCAGGAATATGCTCCTGCACTTCGTCAAAAAGCTTTTAACGCTTTCGGAGACCAGTTTGTAGGCTTCGGAACGGTAATGCAGGTAGTATAG
- a CDS encoding exodeoxyribonuclease III — protein MRIVTYNVNGLRSAMTKGFTEWLKTDPADVICLQEVKAHRDNVDFQQFEQLGYQDYWFPAQKKGYSGVAILTKIKPDHLQYGNGYMQSDAEGRVIRADFGDISIINTYIPSGTTGDERQTYKYQWLDEFYEYLQLLRKERPNLIVVGDYNIAHKPIDIHNPVANKDSSGYLPEERAWMSKLFDNGFVDTFRHFNPGPDQYSWWSFRANARNNNKGWRIDYINVTTPLQERLANAAIWQDVKHSDHCPVYLQLK, from the coding sequence ATGAGGATCGTCACCTACAATGTTAATGGCCTTCGCTCTGCCATGACAAAAGGATTCACAGAATGGCTCAAAACCGACCCCGCAGATGTTATTTGCCTGCAGGAAGTAAAAGCACACCGGGACAATGTAGATTTCCAGCAATTTGAACAGCTCGGTTACCAGGATTACTGGTTTCCCGCTCAAAAGAAAGGATATAGCGGTGTGGCCATACTCACCAAAATAAAACCTGACCACTTACAATACGGCAATGGCTATATGCAAAGCGATGCGGAAGGAAGAGTAATAAGGGCCGATTTTGGCGACATCTCCATTATTAACACCTACATCCCCTCCGGCACCACCGGCGATGAAAGACAGACCTATAAATACCAATGGCTGGATGAATTCTATGAGTACCTCCAGCTGTTAAGAAAAGAAAGACCAAACCTGATTGTGGTGGGCGACTATAATATTGCACATAAACCTATTGATATTCACAACCCGGTGGCCAATAAAGACTCCTCAGGATACCTTCCTGAAGAAAGGGCCTGGATGAGCAAACTCTTTGATAATGGTTTTGTGGATACTTTCCGCCACTTCAACCCGGGACCTGATCAATACAGCTGGTGGAGCTTCCGGGCTAACGCACGTAATAATAATAAGGGATGGCGCATTGACTATATAAATGTAACCACTCCATTACAGGAACGGTTGGCCAATGCCGCTATCTGGCAAGATGTAAAACATTCTGACCACTGCCCCGTATACCTTCAATTAAAATAA
- a CDS encoding tetratricopeptide repeat-containing sensor histidine kinase, translating into MTKSPLSLWQRTILCSVPFCLFLLFCIPRQAYTQTRLINAVKEKLPRLSDSMRYADALNRISSLYIAGQLDSSYKYAKEAQVLSDRIHYPKGLADAYMNLGSCFTFLNNSRLAHRFYMEALQRFKSMGDSAGICQATYNIGSYYHYEGRPAIATPYITEALAIGSRLLSDSAWSPMLANYYRMFAEDSLRQDSARWALHKARDIAIRYHDDRMITYTGLFMANERFRNKELLQAMEDLKKLSAHAIEEGMMYLAVYANAQLDLYSTSAGMPDSISYKQKMLDAAVMGGYKKLMTRPVTALYRHYKAINAAAAIPYADVMSEIAAHQEELRTQGELDYTESFLHEQELKALRLNNALQEQTIETDRLEKNKRIMLIIFLTVCSVLLGGLLASYYRSFRNSRQKTKHFREAAKLVHMQNKELQRHDDFKNKLLSILAHDFRLPLGHIIKVTELFTQKDIQAEQFREIAVNIASRATETLALFETVLRWIKSQLAGFEYAPQVHVLKDLWNEVREPLSQEISDKELIVEVHIPPELKIQADHEMLQFVHRNLLHNAVKFSLRGSRITIFAAREADHTFVSITNEGSGISANDQPYIFDYKTPGKIARETGRGAGLALIICKDFIEKMGGTISVKSDGTHYTTFEYTI; encoded by the coding sequence ATGACAAAATCACCCCTCTCCCTCTGGCAGCGCACAATTCTGTGCTCCGTTCCCTTTTGCCTTTTCCTGCTGTTTTGTATTCCCCGGCAGGCTTATACACAAACCAGATTGATAAATGCGGTCAAGGAAAAACTTCCCCGGCTGAGTGACAGCATGCGTTATGCGGATGCGCTGAACCGGATCAGTTCATTATATATTGCCGGGCAGCTGGACAGTAGTTATAAATATGCAAAAGAGGCACAGGTGTTATCAGACCGGATACATTATCCTAAAGGGCTGGCGGATGCTTATATGAACCTTGGTTCCTGTTTTACTTTCCTCAACAACAGCCGGCTTGCGCATCGTTTTTACATGGAGGCGCTGCAACGTTTTAAAAGCATGGGTGATTCTGCGGGGATCTGCCAGGCCACCTACAATATTGGCAGTTACTATCATTATGAAGGGCGTCCGGCAATAGCTACTCCTTATATAACAGAAGCACTAGCAATCGGCAGCCGGCTTTTGAGTGATTCTGCATGGTCTCCCATGCTGGCCAATTATTACAGGATGTTTGCGGAAGACAGCCTCCGCCAGGATTCAGCGCGTTGGGCATTACACAAAGCAAGGGACATTGCCATCCGGTATCATGATGACAGGATGATCACCTATACCGGCCTTTTTATGGCAAATGAAAGATTCCGGAATAAGGAACTGCTGCAGGCCATGGAAGACCTGAAGAAGTTATCTGCCCATGCAATAGAAGAAGGTATGATGTACCTGGCTGTATATGCCAATGCGCAACTGGACCTCTATTCCACTTCTGCCGGTATGCCGGATAGTATCAGCTATAAGCAGAAAATGCTGGATGCTGCCGTAATGGGGGGATATAAGAAATTAATGACCCGTCCGGTTACGGCCCTCTATCGTCATTATAAAGCCATTAACGCCGCTGCCGCAATTCCTTATGCAGATGTGATGAGCGAGATAGCGGCTCACCAGGAGGAGTTGCGCACGCAGGGAGAATTGGATTACACGGAATCATTCCTGCATGAACAGGAACTGAAAGCACTGCGGTTGAATAATGCTTTACAGGAACAAACCATTGAAACAGACAGGCTGGAGAAGAATAAAAGGATCATGCTGATCATTTTCCTGACGGTATGCAGTGTGTTGCTGGGAGGTTTGCTGGCCTCTTATTACCGCTCTTTCAGGAATTCCAGGCAAAAGACGAAACACTTCAGGGAAGCGGCGAAGCTGGTGCACATGCAGAATAAAGAATTGCAACGCCATGATGATTTTAAGAACAAACTGTTAAGTATCCTGGCCCATGATTTCCGTCTGCCCTTAGGGCATATTATAAAGGTGACGGAACTGTTCACGCAGAAAGACATACAGGCAGAGCAATTCCGTGAGATAGCTGTGAATATTGCCTCCAGGGCAACAGAAACATTAGCGTTGTTTGAAACCGTGCTGCGCTGGATAAAATCGCAGCTGGCGGGCTTTGAATATGCACCCCAGGTGCATGTGTTGAAAGACCTCTGGAATGAAGTAAGGGAGCCGCTTTCGCAGGAGATCAGTGATAAGGAACTGATAGTGGAAGTGCATATTCCGCCGGAGCTGAAGATACAGGCCGATCATGAAATGCTGCAATTTGTACATCGCAACCTTCTCCACAACGCTGTGAAGTTTTCTTTGAGAGGCAGCCGTATCACCATTTTTGCGGCAAGGGAAGCAGATCATACATTCGTTTCCATTACAAATGAAGGCAGCGGCATTTCTGCGAATGACCAGCCGTATATCTTTGATTATAAAACACCGGGCAAGATAGCCCGTGAAACAGGCCGTGGGGCAGGATTAGCGTTGATCATCTGCAAAGATTTTATTGAAAAGATGGGAGGCACCATCAGTGTTAAAAGCGATGGCACACACTATACTACCTTTGAGTACACGATATAA
- the pyrH gene encoding UMP kinase gives MLPKYKRILLKLSGESLMGTSNYGIDPKVITQYAHDIKTVTDLGVQVAVVIGGGNIYRGMNEAETGIERAQGDYMGMLATVINGMALQSGLEKAGMYTRLQSAIKMEQIAEPYIRRRAIRHLEKGRVVIFGAGTGNPYFTTDTAASLRAIEIQADVILKGTRVDGIYTADPEKDPSATKYETITFSEVYQKSLNVMDMTAFTLCQENKLPIIVFDMNKTGNLLQVIMGRNVGTLVKG, from the coding sequence ATGTTGCCAAAGTACAAAAGAATTTTGCTCAAACTGAGTGGAGAATCCCTGATGGGAACTAGTAATTATGGAATTGATCCGAAGGTGATCACTCAGTATGCGCACGACATCAAAACCGTTACAGACCTGGGCGTGCAAGTGGCTGTAGTAATTGGCGGAGGTAATATCTACCGTGGAATGAATGAAGCAGAAACCGGTATTGAACGGGCCCAGGGAGACTACATGGGTATGCTGGCAACCGTGATTAATGGAATGGCCCTGCAAAGTGGCCTTGAAAAGGCTGGTATGTATACCCGTCTGCAATCAGCCATCAAAATGGAGCAGATCGCAGAACCTTATATTCGCCGCCGCGCCATCCGCCACCTTGAAAAAGGCCGCGTGGTGATCTTTGGGGCTGGTACCGGTAATCCTTATTTCACAACAGATACGGCCGCCTCTTTGCGTGCTATTGAGATCCAGGCTGATGTGATCCTGAAAGGAACCCGTGTGGACGGTATTTACACTGCCGACCCGGAAAAGGACCCTTCTGCCACCAAATATGAAACCATCACTTTCTCCGAAGTTTATCAGAAATCACTGAATGTAATGGATATGACAGCCTTTACACTCTGCCAGGAGAACAAACTGCCGATCATCGTATTTGATATGAATAAGACCGGTAACCTGTTACAAGTGATCATGGGCAGAAATGTAGGTACGCTCGTTAAAGGATAA
- the tsf gene encoding translation elongation factor Ts — translation MATITAADVNKLRQQTGAGMMDCRKALVETDGDFEKAVDYLRKKGQKVAALRSDRETKEGVVIAKTTADGKAGVVVLLSCETDFVAKNDDFIKFAQSIADLALANNSQSAEELNAAQLDGATVADKVNDQVAKIGEKITLSKFERIEAASVIAYIHGNYRMGVLVGFSKPVSEEVGKDVAMQIAAMNPIAVDADGVPAELIAREKEIAIEQIKAEGKPAEMAEKIAAGKINKFFKESTLLQQIFVKDDKKSVADYLKSVDGDLKVASFKRVALG, via the coding sequence ATGGCAACAATTACAGCAGCTGATGTAAACAAACTGCGTCAGCAAACAGGAGCTGGCATGATGGATTGCAGAAAGGCACTGGTTGAAACTGACGGTGACTTTGAAAAAGCAGTTGATTATCTCCGTAAAAAAGGTCAAAAAGTAGCTGCGCTGCGTTCTGACCGTGAAACAAAAGAAGGTGTTGTGATCGCTAAAACTACTGCAGACGGTAAAGCTGGTGTGGTAGTACTGCTGAGCTGCGAAACCGACTTCGTAGCCAAAAACGATGATTTTATCAAATTTGCCCAATCAATCGCTGATCTGGCGCTGGCTAATAACAGCCAGTCTGCTGAAGAACTGAACGCTGCCCAACTGGATGGCGCTACAGTAGCTGATAAAGTAAACGACCAGGTTGCTAAAATCGGTGAAAAGATCACCCTGAGCAAATTCGAAAGAATAGAAGCTGCTTCCGTTATTGCTTACATTCATGGTAACTACCGTATGGGCGTACTGGTTGGCTTCAGCAAACCAGTATCTGAAGAAGTAGGTAAAGACGTTGCTATGCAGATTGCAGCGATGAACCCGATTGCTGTTGATGCAGACGGCGTACCTGCTGAACTGATCGCCAGAGAGAAAGAGATCGCTATCGAACAGATCAAAGCTGAAGGCAAACCTGCTGAAATGGCTGAAAAGATCGCTGCCGGTAAGATCAACAAGTTCTTTAAAGAAAGCACCCTGTTACAGCAGATCTTCGTAAAAGATGATAAAAAATCTGTGGCAGACTACCTGAAATCCGTAGACGGAGATTTGAAGGTGGCTTCCTTTAAGCGCGTTGCATTAGGATAA
- the rpsB gene encoding 30S ribosomal protein S2: MENNTSLQQQLLEAGVHFGHLKKKWNPKMLPYIFAEKKGIHIIDLNKTVEGLQETAAALKSIAKSGKKIMFVATKKQAKEIVAEAAKRVNMPYVTERWLGGMLTNFATIRKSVKKMQSIEKMLADGTFDNITKKERLTLSRDKDKMEKVLGGISQLARVPSALFIVDISHEHIALAEAKRLGVSTFGMVDTNSDPTKVDFAIPANDDATKSIAIIVSYIAAAIAEGLAERAVEKTDEVSEEEEADNRIRKFELEGGDEKGERGRKPGGPGRGPGGPGGRGPGGPGRGPGGPGGNRGGGGGRSGGGNRPGGGGNRPGGGGGNRPGGGGGGFRPSGAGRPGPSR, encoded by the coding sequence ATGGAAAATAATACTTCATTACAGCAGCAGTTACTGGAAGCCGGTGTACACTTCGGTCACCTGAAGAAGAAATGGAACCCGAAGATGCTGCCTTATATTTTCGCAGAAAAGAAAGGTATTCATATCATTGACCTCAACAAAACTGTTGAAGGTTTACAGGAAACAGCAGCAGCGCTGAAATCCATCGCAAAAAGCGGTAAAAAGATCATGTTCGTAGCTACAAAAAAGCAAGCGAAAGAAATCGTTGCCGAAGCTGCAAAACGCGTGAACATGCCTTATGTTACCGAAAGGTGGTTAGGTGGTATGTTGACCAACTTTGCTACCATCCGTAAGAGCGTTAAGAAAATGCAGAGCATTGAAAAGATGCTGGCTGATGGTACCTTTGATAACATTACCAAGAAAGAGCGTCTCACGCTCTCCCGTGATAAGGATAAAATGGAAAAAGTACTGGGTGGTATCTCCCAACTGGCACGTGTTCCATCTGCCCTGTTCATCGTAGACATCAGCCACGAGCACATTGCTTTGGCAGAGGCAAAACGCCTTGGTGTTTCTACTTTCGGTATGGTGGATACTAACTCCGACCCTACTAAAGTTGACTTCGCAATCCCTGCGAACGATGACGCAACTAAATCTATCGCTATCATCGTAAGCTACATTGCTGCTGCAATCGCTGAAGGTCTTGCTGAAAGAGCTGTTGAAAAAACTGACGAAGTTTCTGAAGAAGAAGAAGCAGACAACCGCATCCGCAAATTTGAGCTGGAAGGTGGTGATGAAAAAGGTGAAAGAGGTCGTAAACCTGGTGGTCCCGGACGTGGTCCTGGTGGCCCGGGCGGTCGCGGTCCTGGTGGTCCCGGACGTGGTCCTGGAGGCCCTGGTGGTAACCGCGGTGGCGGTGGCGGCAGAAGCGGCGGCGGTAATCGTCCCGGTGGTGGCGGCAACCGTCCTGGTGGCGGTGGTGGCAATCGCCCAGGTGGCGGTGGCGGCGGATTCCGTCCTTCCGGTGCAGGCAGACCTGGTCCTTCCAGATAA
- the rpsI gene encoding 30S ribosomal protein S9 → MEKQKNTIGRRKEAVARVYVSKGTGTILVNDKDYKTYFALIYLQNQVEAPFKTIDALDKFDVKVNAQGGGIKGQAEAVKLGIARALCEINPEFRPALKAAGLLKRDPRSVERKKPGKAKARRSFQFSKR, encoded by the coding sequence ATGGAAAAACAAAAAAATACTATCGGTCGTCGTAAGGAAGCAGTTGCCCGCGTTTACGTGAGCAAAGGTACCGGCACCATTCTGGTGAACGACAAGGATTATAAAACATATTTCGCGCTGATCTATCTGCAAAATCAGGTAGAAGCGCCTTTCAAAACCATTGACGCGCTGGATAAATTCGATGTTAAGGTGAATGCGCAAGGTGGCGGTATCAAAGGTCAGGCTGAAGCTGTAAAGCTGGGTATTGCTCGTGCACTGTGCGAGATCAATCCTGAATTCCGTCCTGCACTGAAAGCTGCCGGCTTGTTGAAACGTGATCCGAGATCAGTTGAACGTAAGAAACCAGGTAAAGCTAAAGCTAGAAGAAGCTTCCAGTTCTCTAAACGTTAA
- the rplM gene encoding 50S ribosomal protein L13 has protein sequence MNTLSYRTKSANDAYVKRDWHIVDATNLTVGRMSAKIAAILRGKNKPYYTPHTDCGDNVIVINADKVVFTGNKLNDKEYLTYSGYPGGQKAEVAKDLLRRRPEVVIERAVKGMLPKNRLGRAMYKKLFVYAGAEHPHGAQKPQPLTF, from the coding sequence ATGAATACTTTAAGCTACAGAACGAAATCTGCCAATGACGCTTACGTAAAGCGCGACTGGCATATCGTGGATGCTACCAACCTGACCGTAGGTAGAATGTCCGCGAAAATTGCAGCCATCCTGAGAGGTAAGAATAAGCCTTACTATACTCCTCACACTGACTGTGGTGACAATGTTATTGTGATAAACGCTGATAAAGTTGTTTTCACAGGTAACAAACTGAACGATAAGGAGTACCTGACTTATTCCGGTTACCCCGGTGGTCAAAAAGCAGAGGTTGCTAAAGACCTGCTGCGCCGTCGTCCTGAAGTTGTGATCGAAAGGGCAGTAAAAGGTATGTTACCTAAAAACCGCCTGGGTCGTGCGATGTACAAAAAACTTTTTGTTTACGCCGGTGCAGAACATCCTCATGGCGCACAGAAACCGCAACCTTTAACTTTCTAA